The following coding sequences are from one Rhodobiaceae bacterium window:
- a CDS encoding mitochondrial biogenesis AIM24, which translates to MNCHKVDYTIIGDDMQLVEIELDPGETVVAEAGAMNYMEDGIEFETRLGDGSKPDEGVMSKLFSAAKRTFTGESLFMTHFTNQGSKKASAAFAAPFPGKIIALNQAMTGEVLCQKDSFLAAALGTSIDIAFQKKLGAGFFGGEGFILQRLQGDGMAFVHAGGTIVEKKLNGEKLRVDTGCIVAFTPSLEYDIERAGGLKSMVFGGEGLFLATLQGTGTVWLQSLPFSRLADRVLEHAPSAGGTDQGEGSLLGGASRIFEK; encoded by the coding sequence ATGAACTGCCACAAGGTGGATTACACGATCATCGGCGATGATATGCAGCTGGTGGAGATCGAACTTGATCCTGGCGAGACCGTCGTCGCCGAAGCTGGCGCCATGAACTACATGGAAGACGGCATCGAATTCGAGACACGCCTTGGCGACGGGTCAAAGCCTGATGAAGGCGTGATGAGCAAACTGTTCTCGGCCGCCAAGCGCACCTTTACCGGTGAGTCTCTCTTCATGACTCACTTCACCAATCAAGGGTCGAAGAAAGCGTCTGCTGCCTTTGCAGCTCCATTCCCTGGCAAGATCATTGCGCTTAACCAGGCGATGACTGGTGAAGTGCTCTGCCAAAAGGACTCTTTCCTCGCGGCAGCGCTGGGCACAAGCATTGATATTGCCTTTCAGAAGAAGCTGGGCGCTGGGTTTTTCGGGGGCGAAGGCTTCATCCTCCAACGTCTGCAGGGGGACGGTATGGCCTTCGTGCATGCAGGCGGCACGATCGTCGAAAAGAAGCTCAATGGTGAAAAGCTTCGCGTGGACACCGGCTGCATCGTCGCGTTCACGCCATCTCTTGAGTACGACATAGAGCGCGCAGGTGGTCTGAAGTCTATGGTTTTTGGCGGCGAAGGTCTCTTCCTGGCAACTCTGCAAGGCACAGGCACCGTATGGCTGCAAAGCCTGCCCTTCTCACGCCTGGCCGACCGAGTGCTGGAACATGCGCCGTCTGCAGGGGGCACCGACCAAGGAGAAGGCTCACTTCTGGGGGGCGCCTCCCGTATCTTCGAGAAATAG
- a CDS encoding thioesterase superfamily protein — protein MNDLPPADWESPAAVTLGKKVLEIDPERGYVKASYVAGENFVNRGGRIYGGFLAAMLDGLCGHAVRSTTTTPTPQVTLELKTSFLGRADQGTLIGEGWVRHRGKSIAFAEAELRREDGELVARASATFKLGRPSQPAS, from the coding sequence ATGAATGACCTTCCTCCCGCTGACTGGGAGTCGCCCGCTGCGGTGACACTCGGCAAAAAAGTCCTGGAAATTGACCCTGAGCGCGGCTACGTCAAAGCTTCCTATGTTGCTGGCGAAAATTTCGTTAATCGCGGAGGGCGTATCTATGGTGGTTTTCTTGCCGCCATGCTGGATGGCTTATGTGGTCACGCTGTACGATCTACGACCACCACGCCAACACCCCAAGTGACGCTTGAACTCAAAACAAGTTTTCTTGGCCGTGCGGACCAGGGGACCCTTATCGGTGAGGGGTGGGTTCGACACCGCGGCAAATCAATTGCCTTTGCCGAAGCGGAACTGCGTCGCGAGGATGGTGAGCTTGTCGCCCGAGCCAGCGCTACTTTTAAGCTCGGACGACCATCACAGCCAGCCAGTTAA
- a CDS encoding major facilitator superfamily protein → MTENATSAGPSSRPPLFYGWYIVFAAFVVMTVSAGFGFYNLSVYLEAFVDERGFSVGYTSGATAAFFVSSGVAGLGVGWLIERYDPRWTIAGGAVLAGLVLSGAGWVNELWQLYLFYVLFGVGYSACALLPCTTLVARWFEKKRSVALSVASTGLSLGGILLTPLSAELIERLGLAGAAPWLGAGLFFGIAPVAMLLFRPSPASMGLAADGDDVPDGAPGSAPTVNGVPYHVAVRSRFFVLATVTFMTSMMAQVGSIAHQFSLVAGRADDRDLAALAVSVMAGFSIAGRLAGGWVLPHISSRLFMGGLLIVQAIALSLYAVAATPTTLLMVAALFGVTVGNLLMMQPLLIAEAFGTMAYARIYSTSQLFTTLGVASGPAAYGLIYEAANGYTASYLYGAAASIIGLVAILAAGPVEQEQQKA, encoded by the coding sequence ATGACAGAAAACGCTACGTCAGCCGGGCCCTCCAGCAGGCCTCCCCTCTTCTATGGATGGTACATCGTCTTCGCGGCTTTCGTCGTAATGACGGTTTCTGCCGGTTTTGGCTTTTACAACTTATCCGTCTATCTGGAAGCTTTTGTCGATGAGCGGGGCTTTTCAGTTGGCTATACGTCAGGGGCGACAGCTGCATTTTTCGTCTCGTCCGGTGTTGCGGGCCTAGGCGTTGGATGGCTCATCGAGCGATATGACCCAAGATGGACAATCGCCGGAGGTGCAGTGCTTGCTGGTCTGGTCTTGTCTGGCGCGGGATGGGTCAATGAACTTTGGCAGCTTTACCTGTTCTACGTGCTCTTCGGCGTCGGATATTCCGCCTGTGCGCTCCTGCCCTGCACAACTCTTGTTGCTCGGTGGTTCGAGAAGAAGCGCTCTGTGGCGCTGTCCGTTGCCTCCACCGGCCTCTCCCTTGGAGGGATTTTGCTCACGCCGCTCTCTGCGGAACTGATTGAACGATTGGGCCTTGCCGGCGCCGCTCCCTGGCTTGGTGCAGGGCTCTTTTTTGGCATAGCCCCTGTGGCAATGCTGCTCTTTCGTCCAAGTCCTGCATCCATGGGGCTGGCGGCGGACGGCGATGACGTGCCTGACGGGGCACCAGGTAGTGCGCCGACGGTAAATGGTGTCCCATACCATGTCGCCGTTCGCAGTCGCTTCTTTGTCCTTGCAACGGTCACCTTCATGACATCTATGATGGCTCAGGTTGGCTCTATCGCCCATCAGTTCTCTTTGGTGGCGGGACGCGCAGACGATCGCGATCTGGCTGCCTTGGCGGTGTCGGTGATGGCGGGGTTCAGTATTGCCGGACGTCTGGCAGGTGGTTGGGTTCTCCCACACATCTCTTCACGGCTCTTCATGGGCGGACTCCTGATCGTGCAGGCAATCGCCCTGAGCCTTTACGCTGTTGCTGCAACACCGACCACATTGTTGATGGTCGCCGCATTGTTCGGCGTGACCGTAGGTAATTTGCTGATGATGCAACCTCTGCTCATAGCAGAAGCATTTGGTACAATGGCCTATGCGCGCATCTATTCCACATCTCAACTATTCACAACTCTGGGCGTCGCTAGTGGACCGGCCGCATATGGATTGATCTATGAGGCAGCGAATGGATATACCGCATCTTATCTTTATGGTGCTGCAGCCTCGATCATCGGCCTCGTGGCTATTCTGGCAGCAGGTCCAGTGGAACAAGAACAACAAAAAGCATGA
- the accC gene encoding biotin carboxylase → MAGLGSKRGKHFMGFQKLLIANRGEISVRIARAAAEMDIGSVAVFSEDDAASLHVQVADDSVGLRGSGVPAYLDAKQIIEAAKASGCDAIHPGYGFLSENVDFARACKDAGLTFIGPNPEALALFGDKARARALAEQVGVPLLPGTNGATSLVEAKSFFNSLGSNAAMMIKAVSGGGGRGMRPVHRADEIDEAYARCQSEAKSAFGDDAVYVERLITKARHIEIQIAGDGKDVVHLGERECSLQRRRQKLVEIAPSPTLSEGLRTKLTEAAVKLAKEASYDNIGTFEFLVDEADQSFSFMETNARLQVEHTVTEEVTGIDLVKTQLRIAAGKTLNAIGLGTVPEPRGYAIQLRINMESMNADGEALPSGGTLTVYQAPSGPGIRVDGFGYTGYTSNPHYDSLLAKLIAYSPSGDYQDAVKRAQRALDEFSIEGLKTNILLHQNLLSMPAFAANDVYTTFIADQTAELVKEGARPARFAMSKGTGATAAPSVQATGPDGTRPLNAHLQGRIVSIDVAEGDSVAPGQQIAVLESMKMEHIVSAETGGIVREMAAKPDDTVFEGAPLLFIEERDVGMSESAAAAAVDLDFVRPDLEEVIERHAIGLDERRPDAVARRRGRNQRTVRENIDDLCDPDSFIEYGALVLAAQRRRRSMEDLIKMSPADGMITGVGSINGEDFDEEASRAMVLAYDFTVFAGTQGHMNHKKTDRMLGLAHQWNLPLILFGEGGGGRPGDTDTAGVAGLDVPTFKSFAALSGNVPVISIVSGRCFAGNAALVGCSDVIIATADSNIGMGGPAMIEGGGLGAYKPEDIGPIDVHKKNGVVDIAVADEAEGVAAAKKYLSYFQGRLKKWEAADQRELRHLIPENRLRAYDVRTVIDTVADKDSVLELRKDFGVGILTCFIRIEGRPMGLIANNPFHLGGAIDADAADKAARFMQLCDAFGLPILSFCDTPGFMVGPEVEETAQVRHVSRMFVVAANMSVPVFTIVLRKGYGLGAQAMTGGTFHAPFFNVSWPTGEFGGMGLEGAVRLGYRREMEAIEDEAERQEFFEKMVASSYARGKAINMASFLEIDGVIDPLETRHWIMRGLKSLPPKSHDATPKRPFIDTW, encoded by the coding sequence TTGGCCGGACTGGGGAGTAAACGGGGCAAACATTTCATGGGGTTTCAGAAACTGTTGATCGCCAATCGCGGCGAGATATCGGTGCGTATTGCGCGTGCAGCTGCGGAGATGGACATCGGCTCAGTCGCAGTTTTTTCAGAAGATGATGCGGCGTCCCTCCATGTGCAGGTGGCTGATGATTCTGTCGGCTTGAGAGGCAGCGGTGTTCCAGCTTATCTCGATGCCAAGCAGATCATTGAAGCGGCTAAAGCGTCTGGATGTGACGCGATTCATCCCGGCTACGGCTTCTTGAGTGAGAATGTGGACTTTGCACGCGCCTGTAAGGACGCGGGCCTCACCTTTATCGGACCAAACCCCGAGGCCCTCGCCCTATTTGGTGACAAGGCACGCGCCAGGGCATTGGCAGAACAGGTAGGCGTCCCACTCCTGCCCGGCACAAATGGCGCGACCAGCCTTGTAGAGGCGAAGTCCTTTTTCAACAGTCTCGGCTCCAACGCAGCCATGATGATCAAGGCTGTCTCCGGAGGCGGCGGTCGTGGCATGCGACCGGTCCATCGGGCCGACGAGATTGATGAGGCCTATGCACGGTGCCAGTCGGAAGCGAAATCTGCCTTTGGAGACGACGCAGTGTATGTGGAGCGTCTCATCACAAAGGCGCGCCACATCGAAATTCAGATCGCGGGCGATGGCAAAGATGTTGTTCATCTTGGGGAACGTGAATGCTCTCTTCAGCGTCGCCGCCAGAAATTGGTGGAGATCGCCCCCAGCCCAACGCTGAGCGAGGGATTGCGGACAAAGCTGACCGAGGCGGCAGTGAAGCTCGCCAAAGAAGCGTCATACGACAATATAGGCACATTTGAGTTTCTGGTGGACGAAGCAGATCAGAGCTTCTCCTTCATGGAGACAAATGCGCGACTGCAGGTGGAGCATACAGTCACTGAAGAAGTAACCGGCATCGATCTTGTCAAAACCCAATTGCGGATCGCCGCAGGCAAGACCTTGAACGCAATCGGTCTTGGCACGGTTCCGGAGCCGCGAGGCTACGCGATCCAATTGCGGATCAATATGGAGAGCATGAATGCGGATGGCGAGGCGTTGCCGTCAGGTGGGACGCTGACAGTCTATCAGGCACCCAGCGGCCCCGGCATTCGCGTCGATGGATTTGGATATACCGGATATACAAGCAACCCCCACTACGACTCTCTGCTCGCAAAGCTAATCGCCTATTCTCCGAGCGGCGATTACCAGGATGCCGTGAAGCGAGCCCAGCGCGCGTTGGATGAGTTTTCTATTGAGGGCCTGAAGACCAACATCCTGCTTCACCAAAACCTCCTGAGCATGCCTGCCTTTGCGGCAAACGACGTCTACACGACCTTCATCGCGGATCAGACAGCGGAGCTGGTGAAAGAAGGAGCACGCCCAGCACGGTTTGCGATGAGCAAGGGAACTGGCGCGACCGCTGCCCCGTCCGTGCAAGCGACAGGTCCGGACGGCACCCGTCCTTTGAACGCGCATCTTCAGGGACGCATCGTGAGCATCGACGTTGCCGAGGGCGACAGTGTCGCGCCAGGTCAGCAGATTGCTGTGCTGGAATCCATGAAAATGGAGCACATCGTCTCCGCAGAAACAGGCGGCATTGTTCGTGAGATGGCAGCCAAACCAGATGACACGGTATTTGAGGGAGCGCCTCTGCTCTTCATTGAAGAACGAGATGTGGGGATGTCTGAAAGTGCAGCAGCTGCTGCTGTCGATCTGGATTTTGTTCGCCCTGACCTGGAAGAAGTCATAGAGCGGCACGCCATCGGGCTGGATGAACGTCGCCCGGATGCCGTCGCACGCCGTCGTGGACGCAATCAGCGGACCGTGCGGGAAAATATTGATGATCTCTGTGATCCCGATAGCTTCATTGAGTATGGTGCGTTGGTCCTGGCGGCTCAGCGTCGCCGTCGGTCGATGGAAGACCTGATCAAAATGAGTCCGGCAGATGGAATGATCACAGGGGTAGGCTCCATCAATGGCGAGGACTTCGACGAGGAAGCCTCACGGGCAATGGTTCTTGCGTATGACTTTACTGTCTTTGCTGGCACCCAGGGTCATATGAACCACAAGAAAACCGACCGCATGTTAGGCCTTGCGCATCAATGGAACCTTCCGCTCATTCTCTTCGGCGAAGGCGGCGGCGGACGTCCGGGTGATACAGACACGGCAGGTGTCGCAGGGCTTGATGTGCCAACCTTCAAAAGCTTCGCTGCGTTGAGCGGCAATGTACCAGTGATCAGCATCGTCTCCGGACGGTGTTTTGCTGGGAATGCAGCGCTCGTGGGGTGCAGTGACGTGATCATTGCAACGGCTGACTCAAACATCGGTATGGGCGGTCCTGCCATGATTGAAGGTGGTGGACTGGGCGCCTACAAACCAGAAGATATCGGCCCGATTGACGTCCACAAGAAAAACGGCGTCGTTGACATAGCGGTTGCTGATGAAGCCGAAGGTGTGGCTGCCGCCAAGAAATATCTCTCCTACTTCCAGGGTCGTCTTAAAAAGTGGGAGGCTGCAGACCAGAGAGAGCTGCGGCATCTGATCCCGGAAAACCGCCTGCGGGCCTATGACGTGCGCACGGTGATCGACACGGTCGCAGACAAAGACAGCGTGCTTGAACTGCGCAAAGATTTTGGTGTCGGTATTCTGACCTGCTTCATCCGCATCGAAGGTCGCCCGATGGGCTTGATTGCGAACAACCCGTTCCATTTGGGCGGTGCGATTGATGCTGATGCAGCGGATAAAGCTGCCCGCTTCATGCAATTGTGTGATGCGTTCGGCCTCCCCATCCTCTCCTTCTGTGACACGCCAGGCTTCATGGTAGGTCCAGAGGTGGAGGAGACGGCCCAGGTGCGTCACGTGTCGCGCATGTTTGTTGTTGCAGCCAACATGTCGGTACCGGTCTTCACCATTGTCCTTCGCAAAGGCTACGGCCTGGGCGCGCAGGCAATGACGGGAGGGACATTCCATGCCCCCTTCTTCAATGTGTCATGGCCGACCGGTGAGTTTGGCGGCATGGGGCTGGAGGGTGCGGTGCGCCTTGGATATCGTCGCGAAATGGAAGCGATTGAAGATGAGGCAGAGCGCCAGGAGTTCTTCGAGAAGATGGTCGCCAGTTCCTACGCCAGAGGTAAGGCGATCAACATGGCCTCTTTCTTGGAAATTGATGGTGTTATCGATCCACTGGAAACACGACACTGGATCATGCGAGGCTTGAAGTCGCTGCCGCCCAAGTCGCATGATGCGACACCGAAACGACCATTCATCGATACATGGTGA
- the gstB gene encoding glutathione S-transferase GST-6.0, which produces MKLYNSIGPNPRVVKIFMAEKGIELPFEEIDIMAGANRQAEYLKVNPAGQLPALALDNGDIVTEITAICEYLEEHQPAPALVGANAEERAETRKWVRRVDLGVCEPLANGFRFAEGLPMFQDRFRCLPEAADGLKAVAQDKIKWLDEQLEGKQWLAGDRFTLADILLFGFLEFGASVGQPIDPNNKNIVAWYDRVQARPSAAAAA; this is translated from the coding sequence ATGAAACTCTATAACTCCATTGGGCCAAACCCACGGGTCGTGAAAATCTTCATGGCTGAAAAGGGGATCGAACTTCCTTTTGAAGAAATCGATATTATGGCAGGTGCCAACCGTCAGGCTGAGTACCTCAAAGTGAACCCTGCCGGACAGCTACCAGCGCTTGCCCTCGACAATGGCGACATCGTCACCGAAATCACCGCCATCTGCGAATATCTTGAAGAGCACCAACCAGCTCCTGCGCTTGTTGGCGCTAATGCTGAAGAGCGGGCAGAAACGCGCAAGTGGGTTCGCCGGGTTGATCTTGGCGTTTGCGAACCTCTGGCAAATGGTTTTCGGTTCGCTGAAGGGCTGCCCATGTTCCAAGATCGTTTTCGATGCCTGCCAGAGGCGGCCGATGGCCTAAAGGCTGTTGCACAGGACAAAATCAAATGGCTCGATGAACAGCTCGAAGGCAAGCAGTGGCTTGCTGGGGACCGATTTACTTTGGCCGATATCCTTCTATTTGGTTTCCTTGAGTTTGGTGCCTCTGTCGGGCAACCCATTGATCCAAACAATAAGAACATTGTTGCCTGGTACGACCGCGTGCAGGCTCGGCCGAGTGCAGCAGCGGCTGCATAA
- a CDS encoding putative acetyltransferase: MSDFGPGIELNKPAFIHPTALIYGKVFIDEGASLWPYTVIRSEMYEVRIGKRTNIQDFVMIHVGNTTPTIIGDNCSITHHCTIHGAEIGDNCLIGINSTIMDGAKIGKNSIIGGHTIVTEGTVIPDNSIVMGSPGKVVKERDNSKANIMNAAFYYENAKAYVKGEHRVSETAEFKAAMTRAQEALTG; the protein is encoded by the coding sequence ATGTCTGATTTTGGTCCGGGAATAGAACTCAACAAGCCAGCCTTTATCCATCCAACAGCCCTTATCTATGGGAAGGTTTTCATCGATGAGGGTGCATCTCTCTGGCCCTATACCGTCATCCGCAGCGAAATGTATGAGGTGCGGATCGGCAAACGCACAAACATCCAGGACTTTGTGATGATCCATGTTGGCAACACCACGCCGACAATCATTGGCGATAATTGTTCAATTACGCATCATTGCACAATTCATGGTGCGGAGATTGGCGACAATTGTTTGATTGGGATCAACTCAACGATCATGGATGGCGCAAAGATCGGCAAGAACTCCATCATCGGCGGACATACAATCGTGACCGAGGGAACCGTCATCCCTGACAATTCCATTGTCATGGGATCGCCCGGAAAGGTGGTCAAAGAGCGTGACAACTCAAAAGCAAACATCATGAATGCGGCTTTCTACTACGAGAATGCGAAAGCCTATGTGAAAGGCGAGCACCGCGTTTCTGAGACCGCTGAGTTCAAGGCGGCAATGACGCGCGCGCAGGAAGCCCTAACCGGCTGA
- the mcl gene encoding malyl-CoA/beta-methylmalyl-CoA/citramalyl-CoA lyase translates to MKLPASFYKPLSIGAPAPFQELPLALERMIHFFPAHNEKVHSKIPDLIPKVDVILGNLEDAIPADAKEAARAGFIKVAQENDFGNTGLWTRVNALNSPWALDDIVEIVSAVGDKLDVIMLPKVEGVWDIHYADQLLAQLEAKHGVKKPILIHAILETAQGVKNVNEIAAASPRMHGMSLGPADLAASRGMKTTRVGGGHPSYGVIEDPKEDGSSRVFAQQDLWHYTVARMVDACLSNGIRPFYGPFGDIQDTDACEVQFRNSFLLGCVGAWSLHPVQIDIAKKVFSPDVDEVKFALRILEAMPDGTGAVMLDGKMQDDATWKQAKVIVDLAKRVAERDPELGKAYGL, encoded by the coding sequence ATGAAACTCCCAGCTTCATTCTATAAGCCCCTGTCAATTGGTGCGCCGGCACCCTTCCAAGAGCTGCCATTGGCGCTGGAACGAATGATCCACTTCTTCCCAGCGCATAACGAGAAGGTTCATTCTAAAATTCCAGATCTCATTCCGAAGGTCGATGTGATTCTTGGGAACCTGGAAGACGCAATACCCGCTGATGCAAAAGAAGCGGCTCGAGCTGGTTTCATCAAGGTTGCGCAGGAGAATGACTTTGGGAACACGGGCCTTTGGACTCGGGTCAATGCACTGAACAGCCCTTGGGCGTTGGACGACATTGTTGAGATTGTCAGCGCCGTTGGCGACAAGCTCGACGTGATTATGCTGCCCAAAGTGGAAGGTGTTTGGGACATCCACTACGCAGACCAACTGTTGGCTCAGCTTGAAGCAAAACATGGCGTTAAAAAGCCTATCCTTATTCACGCCATCCTGGAGACAGCGCAAGGCGTAAAAAATGTGAATGAGATTGCGGCGGCGAGCCCGCGCATGCATGGCATGAGCTTGGGTCCTGCCGATCTTGCCGCATCACGGGGAATGAAAACCACGCGTGTTGGCGGCGGACATCCGTCCTACGGCGTGATTGAAGATCCAAAAGAAGATGGAAGCAGTCGGGTCTTTGCGCAGCAGGATCTTTGGCACTACACAGTTGCTCGTATGGTAGACGCGTGCCTCTCCAACGGTATTCGTCCCTTCTACGGTCCATTCGGCGATATTCAGGACACGGATGCCTGTGAAGTTCAGTTCCGCAACTCCTTCCTACTCGGATGCGTTGGCGCCTGGTCGTTGCACCCAGTCCAGATTGATATCGCGAAGAAAGTTTTCAGCCCGGATGTGGACGAAGTGAAGTTCGCTCTGCGCATTCTGGAAGCCATGCCGGATGGCACGGGCGCTGTAATGCTCGATGGCAAGATGCAGGACGATGCAACCTGGAAACAGGCTAAGGTGATCGTCGATTTGGCGAAACGCGTCGCAGAACGGGATCCTGAGCTTGGCAAAGCTTACGGTCTTTAA
- a CDS encoding glycosyltransferase family 9 (heptosyltransferase), producing MSDIPSIDLPVRALCPKSILIYSCEEVIGDGILKLSFAQQVRQRFPDAKITWVAGVGKTVYASILKPIALKFIDEVIEQAGIGDKTHQLFTKWSPLPGRKFDLIIDTQRLVARTMIVKRIPHTTFVSGTADFFFSDVKPPKDFESDPSFVGGLIDMLDLISPRPADDGTKVFDPSAEHRAAAAALLPSGSTYIGIAPGAGDRRKLWPVERYFELARKQLAIGRIPVFLLGPDEAELVAHVREEVPEALLPEWDRADGFPHIKGPMLVMALAAHMSAAIANNSGTGHMLAVGGAPLVSIFTRHDPAKYAAQARGLKILHALRDYGVDDASRIPLSAALDAIDTFVKYEEPLIR from the coding sequence TTGTCAGACATACCTTCCATAGACCTGCCGGTACGCGCACTCTGCCCAAAATCCATCCTCATCTATTCCTGTGAGGAAGTCATCGGCGACGGCATCTTGAAGCTTAGTTTTGCACAACAGGTCCGCCAGCGGTTTCCCGACGCGAAAATCACCTGGGTCGCGGGCGTCGGCAAGACAGTTTACGCGAGCATTCTGAAGCCTATCGCCTTGAAGTTTATTGATGAGGTGATTGAGCAAGCAGGTATCGGCGACAAAACCCATCAGCTGTTTACCAAATGGTCGCCGCTTCCTGGACGCAAATTTGATCTGATTATTGATACGCAGCGCCTTGTCGCGCGAACGATGATCGTGAAACGCATACCGCACACAACGTTCGTGTCCGGCACTGCCGATTTCTTTTTCTCAGATGTCAAACCGCCAAAGGACTTTGAATCAGATCCGTCCTTTGTAGGTGGACTGATCGATATGCTGGATCTGATATCGCCTCGACCAGCAGACGATGGTACAAAAGTCTTTGATCCTTCTGCAGAACACCGGGCTGCTGCAGCAGCCTTGCTACCTTCAGGTTCCACCTATATCGGCATTGCACCAGGAGCTGGGGATCGTCGGAAACTTTGGCCGGTCGAACGTTACTTCGAACTTGCGCGAAAACAATTGGCGATCGGGCGTATACCAGTCTTTCTTCTCGGGCCTGACGAAGCGGAGCTAGTGGCGCATGTTCGTGAGGAAGTGCCAGAAGCACTTCTGCCTGAGTGGGACCGGGCAGACGGTTTTCCCCACATCAAGGGTCCGATGCTCGTCATGGCGCTCGCCGCACATATGTCGGCCGCGATTGCGAACAATTCTGGCACTGGACATATGCTGGCGGTCGGCGGTGCGCCGCTCGTGTCAATATTTACACGACATGATCCAGCCAAATATGCAGCGCAGGCGAGGGGACTCAAAATTCTCCACGCACTTCGTGATTATGGTGTCGACGATGCATCACGCATCCCTCTGTCGGCAGCGCTCGATGCGATCGATACTTTCGTAAAATATGAAGAGCCGTTGATCAGGTAG
- the clcD gene encoding carboxymethylenebutenolidase, with protein MNEEILSIKTSDGDMETLVVSHDDGAKPPVVIYMDAPGIREELYGFARRIATEGYTVLLPDMYYRLGRLRFDMAKADESVREEMFSAMRSLNNALVMSDTADILAWMERDSRINPGPVGCIGYCMSGQYVVSAAGTYPDQFAASASLYGVGIVTDAPDTPHKLASNIKGELYLGFAETDEWVPDNVIPDLRSELDAHSISYTLDVWPGTGHGFCFPEREAYVKDAAEQVWGKVFDMYKRKLC; from the coding sequence ATGAACGAAGAAATTCTTTCCATCAAAACATCTGATGGCGATATGGAAACACTTGTGGTTTCCCATGACGATGGCGCGAAGCCGCCTGTGGTCATCTATATGGATGCCCCCGGCATCCGTGAAGAATTGTATGGGTTTGCACGCCGTATCGCGACTGAGGGCTATACCGTTCTGTTGCCAGACATGTATTACCGGCTCGGGCGTCTTCGTTTCGACATGGCAAAGGCAGATGAGTCTGTTCGCGAGGAAATGTTTTCTGCCATGCGCTCCCTCAACAATGCGCTGGTCATGTCCGACACTGCCGACATTCTGGCATGGATGGAGCGAGACTCACGGATCAACCCTGGGCCCGTTGGCTGCATTGGTTACTGTATGAGCGGGCAATATGTTGTGTCTGCCGCAGGCACATATCCAGACCAATTCGCAGCCTCTGCATCGCTCTACGGAGTTGGCATTGTTACGGATGCGCCTGATACACCCCACAAACTTGCATCCAATATCAAGGGCGAGCTCTATCTTGGCTTTGCTGAAACGGACGAGTGGGTGCCAGACAATGTCATTCCTGATCTCCGCTCAGAACTAGATGCGCACTCCATCTCCTACACATTGGACGTTTGGCCAGGGACTGGCCATGGATTTTGCTTTCCTGAGCGTGAGGCCTATGTGAAAGACGCTGCGGAGCAGGTCTGGGGAAAGGTCTTCGATATGTATAAGCGCAAGCTCTGCTAA